The proteins below are encoded in one region of Triticum aestivum cultivar Chinese Spring chromosome 1B, IWGSC CS RefSeq v2.1, whole genome shotgun sequence:
- the LOC123143035 gene encoding probable polygalacturonase At1g80170 yields MVPGARAPAASVLRGLVALAGAAVLWFSGAAEARVLLTLDDFGAVGDGIANDTQAFVDAWTAACGSEEQAVLAVPVAKAYQIWPVQLSGPCKKKLKLLIAGTIVAPASPDEWAGRDPMKWLYIYGVDGLSVSGGGTIDGVGQEWWARSCKRKKTQPCNTRPPPRALHFEECRGVSVQGVTLQNGPQFHLSFTRCTDVKANFLRVVAPADSPNTDGVHLNDSSRVQITDNLISTGDDCVSMVGNCSDVRVRDISCGPGHGISIGSLGKNRTTDRVENVRVDTCLLTNTTNGVRIKSWQGGMGSARDLRFESIVMKNVSNPIIIDQYYCDQPTPCANQTEAVEVRKVEFVDVRGTSATAQAIKIACSDTLPCRELELRNVNLTMVGGGAATASCYRASGKAVGAVAPASCLAKGDP; encoded by the exons ATGGTGCCCggggcgagggctccggcggcgtCCGTGCTGCGTGGGCTCGTGGCGCTCGCCGGCGCGGCCGTCTTGTGGTTCTCCGGCGCCGCCGAGGCCCGCGTCCTACTCACGCTCGACGACTTCGGCGCCGTCGGCGACGGCATTGCCAACGACACGCAG GCGTTCGTGGACGCGTGGACGGCGGCGTGCGGCTCGGAGGAGCAGGCCGTGCTCGCCGTGCCCGTCGCCAAGGCCTACCAGATCTGGCCGGTGCAGCTCTCCGGCCCCTGCAAGAAGAAGCTCAAGCTGCTG ATCGCCGGGACGATCGTGGCGCCGGCAAGCCCCGACGAGTGGGCGGGGAGGGACCCGATGAAGTGGCTCTACATCTACGGCGTGGACGGCCTGTCCGTGAGCGGCGGCGGCACCATCGACGGCGTCGGGCAGGAGTGGTGGGCGCGCTCCTGCAAGCGCAAGAAGACCCAG CCCTGCAACACGCGGCCTCCTCCTAGG GCGTTGCATTTCGAGGAGTGCAGGGGGGTGAGCGTGCAGGGGGTGACGCTGCAGAACGGGCCGCAGTTCCACCTGTCCTTCACGCGGTGCACGGACGTGAAGGCCAACTTCCTCCGGGTGGTGGCGCCGGCGGACAGCCCCAACACCGACGGCGTCCACCTCAACGACTCCTCCCGCGTCCAGATCACGGACAACCTCATCTCCACGG GGGACGACTGCGTGTCGATGGTCGGCAACTGCTCGGACGTCCGCGTAAGAGACATCTCGTGCGGGCCCGGCCACGGTATCAG CATCGGGAGCCTGGGCAAGAACCGGACCACGGACAGGGTCGAGAACGTGAGGGTGGACACCTGCTTGCTCACCAACACCACCAACGGCGTCCGGATCAAGAGCTGGCAG GGGGGCATGGGCTCCGCCCGCGACCTGAGGTTCGAGAGCATCGTGATGAAGAACGTGTCCAATCCCATCATCATCGACCAGTACTACTGCGACCAGCCTACGCCCTGCGCGAACCAG ACGGAGGCCGTGGAGGTGCGCAAGGTGGAGTTCGTGGACGTGAGGGGCACGTCGGCGACGGCGCAGGCGATCAAGATCGCGTGCAGCGACACCTTGCCGTGCCGGGAGCTGGAGCTGAGGAACGTCAACCTCACCATGGTGGGCGGGGGCGCGGCCACGGCCTCCTGCTACAGGGCGTCCGGCAAGGCCGTTGGAGCCGTCGCCCCGGCGTCCTGCCTCGCCAAGGGTGACCCGTGA